A stretch of Edaphobacter lichenicola DNA encodes these proteins:
- a CDS encoding prolyl oligopeptidase family serine peptidase codes for MTNHGNTCATLALFAHQFTSRRKAKRHEVSGREKDEMQLRSRKTAVLIAFATATTFGSIHATAQTTAEQPDKYQWLEDVSGGKAMAWVNEENARSAKVLQADPRYPVLAEAALKVLESPTRLPSPDFRVGEIYNTWQDAQHVRGILRKTSLDSYLTDQPEWQTVIDYDALAAKDNEKWVEKGLNCLYPGDGLCMVSLSAGGEDADTLREFDLKTGKFVEGGFVLPKSKQDVTWVDKDTLLVARDWGEGTMTQSGYPFVVKLWKRGQTHDQAKEVYRGTPADVGVSAAAIHDSQGHVAVVLNRGVNFFERETFLYTDSGPKKIFVPGKSRTHGMLDGQLIVELNQDWKPEGQSKTFPQGSVVALNLEAVKTDPVHLKPTVIFTPTSEEFFQESETTKDHLLLTTLDHVQGRAYIYTHEANNTWTRKKLDIPDNLSVSIATTNTSDNKFFLETTGFLTPSSLLLGDAASTNLKSAKTLPAQFDASNLVVEQLQATSKDGTKVPYFLVRHKDIKYDSSNPTLMNAYGGFQVSMTPLYNPILGKLWLERGGSFVLANIRGGGEFGPAWHDAGLKTHRQRIYDDFASVGKDLFTRKITSPHRLGIVGGSNGGLLMGVEFTQHPEMWNAVVIQVPLLDMIRFEHIAAGASWVGEYGTVTIPEERKFLAHISPYNQLNPNTTYPEPLIFTTTKDDRVGPVHARKFAARLEEFHKPFFYDEIVEGGHAAGANLKEQANTRAEQYTYLTRKLMD; via the coding sequence GTGACAAATCACGGCAATACCTGCGCTACACTGGCTCTCTTCGCACACCAGTTCACCAGCCGCCGCAAGGCAAAGCGCCACGAAGTATCCGGAAGGGAAAAAGACGAGATGCAGCTTAGGAGCCGCAAGACCGCAGTCCTTATCGCATTCGCAACAGCAACCACCTTCGGCTCTATTCACGCCACCGCCCAAACCACCGCTGAGCAGCCAGACAAATATCAATGGCTCGAAGACGTCTCCGGCGGCAAAGCCATGGCCTGGGTCAACGAGGAAAATGCTCGTTCCGCCAAAGTCCTGCAGGCCGACCCACGATACCCCGTGCTCGCCGAAGCAGCGCTGAAAGTGCTCGAATCGCCCACCCGACTCCCCTCCCCGGACTTCCGCGTCGGCGAGATCTACAACACCTGGCAGGACGCCCAGCACGTCCGCGGCATTCTTCGTAAGACCTCCCTCGACAGTTACCTCACCGACCAGCCCGAGTGGCAGACCGTCATCGACTACGACGCCCTGGCCGCAAAGGACAACGAAAAATGGGTAGAGAAGGGCCTCAACTGCCTCTACCCCGGAGACGGCCTCTGCATGGTCTCTCTCTCCGCCGGCGGCGAAGACGCAGACACCCTCCGAGAGTTCGATCTCAAGACCGGCAAGTTCGTAGAAGGCGGCTTCGTCCTGCCCAAGTCCAAGCAGGACGTAACCTGGGTCGACAAAGACACCCTCCTCGTAGCCCGCGACTGGGGTGAGGGCACCATGACCCAATCCGGCTACCCCTTCGTCGTCAAGCTGTGGAAGCGCGGCCAGACCCACGACCAGGCCAAAGAGGTGTATCGTGGCACACCAGCCGACGTAGGAGTGAGTGCAGCGGCAATTCACGACAGCCAGGGTCACGTCGCCGTAGTCCTCAACCGCGGAGTCAACTTCTTCGAGCGCGAGACCTTCCTCTACACCGACAGCGGCCCAAAGAAAATCTTCGTGCCCGGCAAGTCGCGGACTCACGGCATGCTCGACGGCCAGCTCATCGTCGAACTCAACCAGGACTGGAAGCCCGAAGGCCAATCTAAAACCTTCCCTCAAGGTTCAGTCGTTGCACTCAACCTCGAAGCCGTAAAGACGGACCCCGTCCACCTCAAGCCCACCGTCATCTTCACTCCCACCTCCGAAGAGTTCTTCCAAGAGTCGGAAACCACCAAAGACCACCTCCTCCTCACCACGCTCGACCACGTTCAAGGCCGCGCCTACATCTACACCCACGAAGCCAACAACACGTGGACGCGCAAAAAGCTCGACATCCCTGACAATCTCAGCGTCAGTATCGCCACCACCAACACCTCCGACAACAAGTTCTTCCTCGAGACCACCGGCTTCCTGACGCCCTCCTCCCTACTGCTGGGCGACGCTGCATCGACAAATTTAAAATCCGCCAAAACTCTCCCAGCCCAGTTCGACGCCTCCAATCTTGTCGTCGAACAGCTCCAGGCCACCTCCAAAGACGGAACCAAAGTCCCGTACTTCCTCGTCCGCCACAAGGACATAAAGTACGACAGCTCGAACCCCACTCTCATGAACGCCTACGGTGGCTTTCAAGTCTCCATGACGCCCCTCTACAATCCCATCCTCGGCAAGCTCTGGCTTGAGCGAGGCGGCTCCTTCGTCCTCGCCAACATCCGCGGCGGCGGCGAGTTCGGTCCCGCCTGGCACGACGCCGGCCTCAAGACCCACCGCCAGCGCATCTACGACGACTTCGCCTCCGTAGGCAAGGACCTCTTCACCCGCAAGATCACCTCGCCCCACCGCCTCGGCATCGTAGGCGGCTCCAACGGCGGCCTCCTCATGGGCGTCGAGTTCACCCAGCACCCCGAGATGTGGAACGCCGTCGTCATCCAGGTTCCCCTGCTCGATATGATCCGCTTCGAACACATCGCCGCCGGAGCCTCCTGGGTCGGCGAATACGGCACCGTCACCATCCCAGAGGAGCGAAAGTTCCTCGCCCACATCTCCCCCTACAACCAGCTCAACCCCAACACCACATACCCCGAGCCGCTCATCTTCACCACCACCAAAGATGACCGCGTCGGCCCCGTCCACGCCCGCAAATTCGCCGCACGCCTCGAAGAGTTTCACAAGCCCTTCTTCTACGACGAGATCGTCGAAGGCGGTCACGCCGCCGGAGCCAACCTCAAAGAACAAGCCAACACCCGCGCCGAACAGTACACCTACCTAACCCGAAAGCTCATGGACTAG
- a CDS encoding ABC transporter ATP-binding protein gives MVPAVTTTGLTRRFGEFTAVQDVNLTVAPGQFFGFLGPNGAGKSTTIKMLTGLLAPTSGSIQILGLDTATNPIEVKRQIGVVPEGLALFGRLTAAEYLRFVGRMYGLDAATTAARTTELLDFMSLAGETKKLITDFSHGMQKKLALAAAVIHGPRILFLDEPFEGVDAIASGTLKAMLQGMIARGATIFLTSHVLEIVERLCTHIAIIDRGHLIANGSLEELRAGVQARNPEGNGNNQILTLEQIFLSIVGGDPATAPPEQELSWLG, from the coding sequence ATGGTCCCCGCCGTCACCACCACAGGCCTCACCCGCCGCTTCGGCGAATTCACCGCAGTTCAAGACGTCAACCTCACGGTCGCCCCCGGCCAGTTCTTCGGTTTCCTCGGCCCCAACGGCGCAGGCAAATCCACCACCATCAAGATGCTCACCGGCCTCCTCGCACCGACCTCTGGCTCCATCCAGATCCTCGGCCTCGACACCGCCACCAACCCCATTGAAGTCAAGCGCCAGATCGGCGTGGTCCCCGAAGGCCTCGCCCTCTTCGGCCGCCTCACCGCCGCAGAATACCTCCGCTTCGTAGGCCGCATGTACGGACTCGACGCCGCCACCACCGCCGCCCGCACCACCGAACTCCTCGACTTCATGAGCCTCGCCGGCGAGACCAAAAAACTCATCACCGACTTCTCCCACGGCATGCAGAAAAAGCTCGCTCTCGCCGCCGCGGTCATCCACGGCCCCCGCATCCTCTTCCTCGACGAGCCCTTCGAAGGCGTCGACGCCATCGCCTCGGGCACCCTAAAAGCCATGCTTCAGGGTATGATCGCCCGCGGCGCGACCATCTTCCTCACCTCCCACGTCCTCGAGATCGTCGAGCGCCTCTGCACCCACATCGCCATCATCGACCGCGGCCACCTCATCGCCAACGGCTCCCTCGAAGAGCTCCGAGCCGGCGTCCAGGCCCGCAACCCCGAAGGCAATGGCAACAACCAAATCCTCACCCTCGAGCAGATATTCCTCAGCATCGTAGGCGGCGACCCCGCCACCGCACCTCCCGAGCAGGAGCTCTCATGGCTGGGCTAA
- the dxs gene encoding 1-deoxy-D-xylulose-5-phosphate synthase produces the protein MSKILETINSPADVKKLSIAELTQLAEEIRARLIVGVAKTGGHIGPNLGVVELTLAMHYVFDTPTDSFVFDVSHQAYVHKLLTGREKLFHTIRQPGGLNGFMLRTESEHDSYGAGHAGTALSAALGMAVGRDMAGGKEHIVALAGDAAFTNGISFEALNNIAAQTKRLIVVLNDNAWSIDKNVGAIAEYFHKIVTNPTISSLHDRAADLLERFGGKTVRHVARKAEEAAKGLIGPGTLFEEFGLSYFGPLDGHNLPLLIETFNFLKQQNKPVVLHAITQKGKGFQPAIEKQKKFHGLGPYDAQTGETKPAGQKTYSEIFAESLTKLATANDKVVAITAAMPNGTALDLFRPHHPKRYFDVGIAEEHAVIFAAGMATKGYKPFCAIYSTFLQRAFDQVVHDVCLQNLPVVFCMDRGGLSGDDGPTHHGLFDISYLRSVPNLVHMVPKDEDELADMMYTAMLHEGPSAIRYPRGTGPGVQVKEQPVALEIGKAEVIRDGVDVAIFGLGAMLPEAVRLAEMLKLEGFSAAVINPRFAKPVDRDCVGEFGGRCGLVITLEDHVLAGGFGSAVMETLNELELQVPVVRVGWPDAFIEHGKVESLREKYGLTAEAALERSRPYLSKMMEQVLAKH, from the coding sequence ATGAGTAAGATTCTCGAGACAATTAACTCTCCCGCTGATGTGAAGAAGCTTTCGATTGCGGAGCTGACGCAGTTGGCAGAGGAGATTCGGGCGCGACTGATTGTGGGGGTTGCAAAGACGGGCGGACATATCGGTCCGAATCTTGGTGTCGTCGAACTGACGCTGGCGATGCACTATGTGTTCGACACTCCGACGGATAGCTTTGTCTTCGATGTGAGTCATCAGGCTTATGTGCACAAGCTGCTGACGGGGCGGGAGAAGCTGTTTCATACGATTCGGCAGCCTGGTGGTTTGAATGGATTTATGCTGCGCACCGAGAGCGAGCATGACAGCTATGGAGCAGGGCATGCCGGTACGGCGCTTAGTGCGGCACTGGGGATGGCTGTTGGCCGCGACATGGCAGGTGGGAAAGAACACATCGTCGCGCTGGCGGGGGATGCGGCGTTTACGAATGGAATCTCGTTTGAAGCGTTGAATAATATTGCGGCTCAGACCAAGAGATTGATCGTGGTGTTGAACGATAACGCGTGGTCGATCGATAAGAACGTTGGGGCGATTGCGGAGTACTTCCACAAGATCGTGACGAATCCTACGATCTCGAGCCTGCACGATAGAGCGGCCGATCTGTTGGAGCGTTTTGGCGGTAAGACGGTGCGGCATGTTGCTCGCAAGGCGGAAGAGGCGGCGAAGGGTTTGATTGGGCCGGGCACGCTCTTCGAAGAGTTTGGGCTGAGCTACTTTGGGCCGCTCGATGGACATAATCTGCCGCTACTGATTGAGACATTCAACTTTTTGAAGCAGCAGAATAAGCCGGTGGTGCTGCATGCGATCACTCAAAAAGGAAAGGGTTTTCAGCCTGCGATTGAGAAGCAGAAGAAGTTTCATGGGCTGGGGCCTTACGACGCGCAGACCGGTGAGACCAAGCCTGCGGGACAGAAGACATACTCTGAGATATTTGCGGAGTCTCTGACGAAGCTGGCTACGGCGAACGATAAGGTTGTGGCGATTACCGCTGCGATGCCGAACGGCACGGCGCTCGACCTTTTTCGGCCGCATCATCCGAAGCGGTACTTCGACGTGGGGATCGCTGAGGAGCACGCGGTAATCTTTGCGGCCGGCATGGCGACGAAGGGGTATAAGCCTTTTTGCGCGATCTACTCGACGTTTTTGCAGCGGGCGTTCGACCAGGTAGTGCATGATGTCTGTCTGCAGAACCTGCCCGTGGTGTTCTGCATGGACCGCGGCGGGTTGAGCGGGGATGATGGGCCGACGCATCATGGGCTGTTCGATATCAGCTATCTGCGCAGTGTGCCGAACCTGGTACATATGGTGCCGAAGGATGAAGACGAGTTGGCCGACATGATGTATACGGCGATGCTGCATGAAGGGCCAAGCGCGATTCGATATCCGCGTGGGACTGGGCCGGGCGTTCAAGTGAAAGAGCAGCCGGTGGCGCTTGAGATCGGCAAGGCTGAGGTGATCCGCGATGGAGTGGATGTTGCTATCTTTGGCCTGGGTGCGATGTTGCCGGAGGCGGTCCGACTGGCGGAGATGTTGAAGCTGGAAGGGTTTTCTGCAGCGGTGATTAATCCGCGTTTTGCGAAGCCGGTGGATCGTGATTGTGTCGGGGAGTTCGGTGGCCGCTGCGGGTTGGTGATTACGTTAGAGGATCATGTGCTTGCGGGTGGGTTTGGCTCGGCCGTGATGGAGACGCTGAACGAACTTGAGTTGCAGGTTCCGGTGGTGAGGGTGGGCTGGCCGGATGCGTTTATCGAGCATGGCAAGGTGGAGTCGTTGCGGGAGAAGTATGGCCTTACGGCTGAGGCGGCGCTTGAGAGATCGAGACCTTATCTCAGCAAGATGATGGAGCAGGTTCTCGCAAAGCACTAG
- the pgeF gene encoding peptidoglycan editing factor PgeF, with translation MSERIEMVRVEAWNGLGWLRHGFSTRGGGVSSIYGGKTLNLGWTKEDEAASVVENRVRFVRCVDGDLWDKRGSLLVGLRQIHSDVVRVVREGDGVLEGKLQTAEGRAVLEGDGLTTNVPGVLVGVGTADCVPVLVVDREKRAVGAFHAGWRGTVAQIVERGVAMMVAEYGSRVEDLEAAVGPSIGACCYSVGGEVHREFGERFAYGEELFRVGGAEMYLDLWEANRRQLLEAGVGEERITVVGECTACSVDAAGELKYFSHRGEKGVAGRMLSVVGVAGSF, from the coding sequence GTGAGTGAGCGAATTGAGATGGTGCGGGTTGAGGCGTGGAACGGGCTTGGGTGGCTGCGGCATGGGTTCAGTACGCGCGGTGGGGGCGTTTCTTCGATTTATGGAGGAAAAACGCTGAATCTGGGGTGGACAAAGGAGGATGAGGCGGCTTCGGTGGTGGAAAATCGGGTGCGTTTTGTGCGGTGTGTTGATGGTGATTTGTGGGACAAACGTGGTTCTTTGCTGGTGGGATTGAGGCAGATTCACTCGGATGTGGTGCGGGTTGTTCGGGAGGGGGATGGGGTGCTCGAGGGGAAGCTGCAGACGGCGGAGGGGCGGGCGGTGCTGGAGGGGGACGGGTTGACTACGAACGTGCCGGGAGTGTTGGTGGGGGTGGGGACTGCGGATTGCGTTCCGGTGCTGGTGGTGGATCGGGAGAAGAGGGCGGTTGGAGCGTTTCATGCGGGATGGCGGGGGACTGTGGCGCAGATTGTGGAGCGCGGGGTGGCGATGATGGTGGCTGAGTACGGGTCGCGGGTGGAGGACCTGGAGGCGGCGGTGGGGCCGAGCATCGGGGCTTGCTGCTACTCGGTGGGTGGGGAGGTGCATCGGGAGTTTGGGGAGCGATTTGCGTATGGAGAGGAGCTCTTCCGGGTTGGCGGGGCTGAGATGTATCTGGATCTTTGGGAGGCGAATCGCAGGCAGTTGCTCGAGGCTGGAGTGGGGGAGGAGCGGATCACCGTGGTGGGGGAGTGTACGGCTTGTTCGGTCGATGCTGCGGGGGAGCTGAAGTACTTTTCGCATCGTGGGGAGAAGGGTGTTGCGGGGAGGATGTTGAGCGTTGTGGGTGTGGCTGGGTCGTTCTAA
- a CDS encoding SRPBCC family protein, giving the protein MRHTFHSKQWLPYPVELVFAFFSNPENLPRLMPPWQQARIEKISIASPPPQPVTSSSINNIAAGAGTKLTISFRPFPYSPIRVSWDAEISEFVWSDHFCDQQLHGPFAYWHHCHQVKSETRTEVSGSPTPGTLLEDKVDYELPLGKFGNIANSLFVISQLRSTFAYRHARTSELLALLTHHL; this is encoded by the coding sequence ATGCGCCACACCTTCCACTCCAAACAGTGGCTTCCCTACCCTGTCGAACTAGTCTTCGCCTTCTTCTCAAATCCCGAAAATCTCCCACGCCTCATGCCCCCTTGGCAGCAGGCCCGTATAGAAAAGATATCCATCGCATCCCCACCCCCGCAACCCGTCACTTCCTCCAGCATCAACAACATCGCTGCGGGTGCTGGAACGAAGCTCACCATCAGCTTTCGCCCCTTCCCATACTCCCCCATTCGAGTTTCATGGGATGCAGAGATCTCCGAGTTCGTCTGGAGCGACCACTTCTGCGACCAACAACTCCACGGCCCCTTCGCCTACTGGCATCACTGCCACCAGGTAAAGTCGGAGACGCGAACAGAAGTTTCCGGGAGCCCCACGCCCGGCACTCTGCTCGAAGACAAAGTCGACTACGAACTACCGCTGGGGAAATTTGGGAATATCGCCAACAGCCTCTTCGTCATCTCTCAGCTTCGCAGCACCTTTGCCTATCGCCACGCCCGCACAAGCGAACTGCTTGCGCTCCTGACCCATCATCTTTGA
- the aroE gene encoding shikimate dehydrogenase has protein sequence MRVNVPTVAPQFLRSRIGKVCVPIIGATPAEMLEKASAVVKETPFLEFRLDYLEKPLLALPKLKHFLSENTAVTAIATCRRAANGGKFSGNLAAEMEILSKAGTSGFHIVDLELESAESLKKGELQKLRETGVALIVSHHDFTATKDLDGIFKRIEPFQPDFIKIVPTAKTLTDNVTLMRFIERMDDHSNIVGVCMGDAGIISRVLGLRAGSAFTFAAATAGEETAPGQIAARTLIETYRIDQVDAATKVYGVAGNPIRSSLSPIMMNTAFRRETVNAVYLALQANKLSDLLKLVHEIPIQGLSVTMPLKQEIMAHLEKTDPLSAKIGACNTVLRQDGKLYGFNTDVAGITGPIEKRMSLRGAKALVLGAGGAARAAVFGMRDKGADVFILNRTAETAQKLAKQSGSKTIKKDALAKTTFDVIVNATPIGMTGIKGAPILEAADLNTKLVFDLVYNPLETPLLRLARQQSIPIITGIEMFVQQGARQFEIFTGKPAPEEEMLRVVIHSLRQQAESATETPAPPAKTKKAS, from the coding sequence ATGAGAGTGAATGTGCCCACCGTAGCCCCCCAGTTTCTTCGTTCCCGTATCGGTAAAGTCTGCGTGCCCATCATTGGTGCCACGCCTGCCGAGATGCTTGAAAAAGCCAGCGCCGTCGTCAAGGAGACTCCTTTCCTCGAGTTTCGCCTCGACTACCTGGAGAAGCCTCTCCTCGCCCTGCCTAAACTGAAGCACTTCCTCAGCGAAAACACAGCAGTCACTGCTATCGCGACCTGCCGCCGCGCCGCCAACGGTGGCAAATTCTCCGGCAATCTCGCCGCAGAGATGGAGATTCTCTCCAAGGCAGGAACCTCCGGCTTTCACATCGTCGACCTTGAACTCGAATCCGCCGAAAGTCTGAAAAAAGGCGAGCTTCAGAAGCTTCGCGAAACAGGCGTCGCGCTTATCGTCAGCCACCACGACTTCACCGCGACCAAAGATCTCGACGGCATCTTCAAACGCATCGAGCCCTTCCAGCCCGACTTCATCAAGATCGTCCCCACGGCCAAAACTCTCACCGACAACGTCACCCTCATGCGCTTCATCGAGCGTATGGACGATCACTCCAACATCGTCGGCGTCTGTATGGGCGATGCCGGCATCATCTCGCGCGTCCTCGGACTCCGCGCCGGCTCTGCCTTCACCTTCGCCGCAGCCACCGCTGGGGAAGAGACCGCCCCTGGTCAAATCGCAGCCCGTACACTGATCGAAACCTATCGCATCGATCAGGTCGATGCAGCCACCAAGGTCTATGGCGTAGCCGGCAATCCCATCCGCAGCTCACTCTCTCCCATCATGATGAATACGGCCTTCCGCCGCGAGACCGTCAACGCCGTCTATCTCGCGCTTCAGGCCAACAAACTCTCCGACCTGCTTAAGCTCGTTCACGAGATCCCCATCCAGGGCCTCAGCGTCACCATGCCGCTCAAGCAGGAGATTATGGCGCACCTCGAGAAGACCGATCCCCTCTCGGCCAAGATCGGTGCCTGCAACACGGTCCTCCGCCAGGACGGCAAGCTCTACGGCTTCAACACCGACGTCGCCGGCATCACCGGGCCTATCGAGAAGCGTATGTCCCTTCGCGGAGCAAAGGCGCTCGTCCTCGGAGCCGGCGGAGCGGCTCGCGCTGCAGTCTTTGGAATGCGCGACAAGGGGGCCGACGTCTTCATCCTCAATCGCACCGCCGAAACAGCGCAGAAGCTGGCCAAGCAATCCGGTTCGAAGACCATCAAGAAGGACGCCCTCGCCAAGACCACCTTTGACGTAATCGTAAATGCGACTCCCATCGGCATGACCGGCATCAAGGGCGCACCGATCCTCGAAGCTGCAGACCTCAACACCAAGCTGGTCTTCGATCTAGTCTACAACCCACTCGAAACCCCGCTCCTCCGCCTCGCGCGCCAGCAGAGTATCCCCATCATCACCGGCATTGAGATGTTCGTCCAACAGGGAGCGCGCCAGTTCGAGATCTTCACCGGCAAGCCTGCTCCAGAAGAGGAGATGCTGCGCGTCGTCATCCACTCTCTACGCCAGCAGGCCGAGTCTGCCACCGAAACCCCGGCACCCCCAGCAAAAACAAAAAAGGCATCCTGA